Below is a genomic region from Citrobacter tructae.
TATCGGTATTCCGCTGGGAATTTTATCCGCCGTCTGGCGTAACCGCTGGCTCGATCACCTTGTGCGTTTGATGGCGATCACCGGTATTTCGACGCCAGCGTTCTGGCTCGGTCTCGGGGTTATCGTGCTGTTTTACGGTCATCTGCAAATTTTGCCTGGCGGTGGACGCCTCGACGACTGGCTGGATCCGCCGACGCACGTTACCGGGTTTTACCTGATAGATGCGCTGCTGGAAGGCAATGGCGAGGTGTTTTTCAATGCGCTCCAGCATCTGATCTTACCCTCTCTGACGCTGGCCTTTGTGCATCTGGGGATTGTCGCCCGCCAGATTCGCTCCGCCATGCTCGAACAGCTTAGCGAAGATTACATCCGCACCGCCCGCGCCAGCGGTTTACCGGGCTGGTACATCATTTTGTGTTATGCGCTACCTAACGCGCTGATCCCCTCAATCACCGTTCTCGGTCTGGCATTGGGCGATCTGCTCTACGGCGCGGTACTCACCGAAACGGTCTTCGCGTGGCCGGGTATGGGCGCCTGGGTGGTAACGTCCATTCAGGCACTCGACTTCCCGGCGGTGATGGGATTTGCCGTGGTCGTTTCCTTTGCTTATGTGCTGGTCAACCTGGTGGTGGATTTACTCTACCTGTGGATCGACCCACGAATTGGACGTGGAGGTGCTGAATGATGCTCTCGCAAGAAACGCCCGCCGCCTCGCCAACCGCCCGCCGCCGCCGTGACTGGGCAAAGTTGTTCTGGATGATGAAAAGCAGCCCGCTAACGCTGATTGGTGGGGTGATCATCGTGCTGATGCTGTTAATGATGGTGCTGTCACCGTGGATAACACCTTACGATCCCAACACCATTGACCTGAACGCGCGTTTGCTGCCGCCATCTGCCGCGCACTGGTTTGGTACCGATGAGGTGGGACGCGATCTGTTTAGTCGTGTGCTGGTTGGCAGCCAGCAGTCGATCGTCGCCGGACTGGTGGTGGTAGGCATCGCCGGCGGAATTGGCTCGCTGGTCGGCTGTCTGTCCGGCGTGATGGGGGGACGTGCTGATGCGATTATTATGCGCATGATGGACGTGATGCTGTCGATCCCCTCACTGGTGCTGACGATGGCGCTTGCCGCCGCGCTGGGACCCAGCCTGTTTAACGCCATGCTGGCTATTGCGATTGTGCGTATTCCTTTCTACGTGCGCCTGGCCCGTGGGCAAACGTTGGTGGTACGCCAGTTTACCTATGTGCAGGCGGCCCGCACCTATGGCGCGTCCCGCTGGCATCTGATTAGCTGGCATATCTTACGTAATTCTTTGCCACCACTGATTGTGCAGGCGTCGCTGGACATCGGCAGTGCGATCCTGATGGCCGCCACGCTCGGGTTTATCGGTCTGGGGGCGCAACAGCCCAGCGCGGAATGGGGAGCAATGGTGGCGATTGGTCGCAACTATGTGCTTGACCAGTGGTGGTACTGCGCGTTTCCTGGCGCCGCCATTCTGATTACCGCTGTCGGTTTCAATCTCTTCGGTGACGGTATTCGTGACCTGCTGGACCCAAAAGCCGGAGGAAAACAGTCATGACTCAACCCGTACTGGAAATCGAGAATTTGCACCTGAGCTTCCCCGGCTATAAAGCAGACGTCCACGCGTTGAACCACGTCTCACTGCACATCAACCGGGGTGAGATTGTCGGTGTGGTCGGCGAGTCCGGCTCCGGAAAATCCGTGACCGCCATGCTCGCCATGCGCCTGCTGCCGGAGGGCAGCTATCGCGTTCACC
It encodes:
- a CDS encoding ABC transporter permease, with product MTFWSILRQRCWGLILVVAGVCVITFIISHLIPGDPARLLAGDRASDEIVENIRQQLGLNQPLYVQFFRYVSDVFQGDLGTSIRTGRPVMDELRIFFPATLELAFCSLLLALIIGIPLGILSAVWRNRWLDHLVRLMAITGISTPAFWLGLGVIVLFYGHLQILPGGGRLDDWLDPPTHVTGFYLIDALLEGNGEVFFNALQHLILPSLTLAFVHLGIVARQIRSAMLEQLSEDYIRTARASGLPGWYIILCYALPNALIPSITVLGLALGDLLYGAVLTETVFAWPGMGAWVVTSIQALDFPAVMGFAVVVSFAYVLVNLVVDLLYLWIDPRIGRGGAE
- the ddpC gene encoding D,D-dipeptide ABC transporter permease; amino-acid sequence: MMLSQETPAASPTARRRRDWAKLFWMMKSSPLTLIGGVIIVLMLLMMVLSPWITPYDPNTIDLNARLLPPSAAHWFGTDEVGRDLFSRVLVGSQQSIVAGLVVVGIAGGIGSLVGCLSGVMGGRADAIIMRMMDVMLSIPSLVLTMALAAALGPSLFNAMLAIAIVRIPFYVRLARGQTLVVRQFTYVQAARTYGASRWHLISWHILRNSLPPLIVQASLDIGSAILMAATLGFIGLGAQQPSAEWGAMVAIGRNYVLDQWWYCAFPGAAILITAVGFNLFGDGIRDLLDPKAGGKQS